The Spinacia oleracea cultivar Varoflay chromosome 2, BTI_SOV_V1, whole genome shotgun sequence DNA segment atataagttagataagttcggataagtccagataagttctaattagttctaataagttcagataagataagttcagataagttcaggtcctataagttgaagagaacacACTTAGCATCTATAAGTTGAAGAAAACACACCCTAAGAATGCTAAATGTGAATATATTCTCTCTGTAttctaatacgaagtatgtgTTATACTTTGACCGGTATAAAGTTTTAGTAGGTTTGAGTTGCATTTAATAAACTAATCGCGAGTAGGGTTTATAggttaattatttattgtaagaaattgagagtgaatgaattattattgtaggaaaaaaaatgtgaataagtGTGAGGACCATGAAAAAAAAAGATTAATATAATTGGGAGTGAGGACCATGAGGTAAGGGAGAAATACTGAATTAGAGAAAAAcataccaaaaataaaaattgcaaCTCATATTAAAATACGATTGCTTTTAAAAGTATAACTCGCATTAAAATACGCATGGATCATATGGGCTGTCTAGTGTTCAAATCTTGTAAAAATCAACCTTTTTTTTTAGTGTGAATGAGCCACAAAAGCaatacaagttacaaacagCGGGAGATTATGTTCATGTGACATATCGACTATCGTATAcatatgctcaatcttaactacTAGGGCATTACATCATTGGTAAATCGCAACTCCTTGTGTACTAACCAATTGAGGCGCGAGTTACCTCCACGATGCTCGAGTGGCCGAAAAGTGATGGTTCTGAGGCCGAAGGTTTCACCTTTAGAAAAGATTAAAAGAAAgtaaaaacaaaaggaaaattgGGGTAAAGTCCAAAGTGTTTGGTAAGAGTGAGGAATCTTACTACTACGTTAGCGTAAGCAAATGCATGGAATGTCATCATCCtctttctctcctccttccttaTAAATACTTCCATATCACATTTCTCATCACTTCCTACTTAATCCACAACAATATTAAATCCACTctttctaaaaacaaaaaattccTCCTATGCTTAGGATTTTAGATTAAGAGTTAAtccatattaattaattaggaaaCAAATTAATTAGGATAAATGGGTAAAGGAAGAAAGCCATGTTGCGACAAAGCCGGTGTGAAAAGGGGACCGTGGTCTCAAGCTGAGGATTTTAAGCTCATCTCCTTCATTCAAAACCATGGTCATAATAATTGGCGAGCTCTTCCTAAACTTGCAGGTTTTCCTCGTCCTTTAATTTCCTTTTTCATTGAAATTCATGAATTCATTTTTAAggaattaacaaaaaaattagCCTATTGAAATAAGCTACCATGATcagatatacttcctccgttccgcaaGTATCGCATCATgttgacttttacactattcacgttGTGCCTTTGACTATCTTTTGTAAAATATACGTAATAAGTATGTAATCATAtagaatcttattagattcatatcgatatatattttctaaatatcaattttttataatttttacttatacataaTTCAAGAGATAATGAGTCAAAGTTATGTGTTGGGAAGCGTGAAGTCAACATGGTGCAATattttcggaacggaggaagtatatataatAGGTTATGGTTGCGTTGTTACAATGGTCGCCTTTAAAATATCATCGTCGAGGAATTATACTTGATCTCCCCCAttatatatacgaagtattactgATGATTAAAAATATTATCTTAGATTCATCAAATCTTAACTTTTATGCCACTTTGGAATTCTGCAACACCGTACCTGGTATTGGTTCGGATCTTTAGAATGATTAGTTTTGGATTAATTTGATTACATAACTTTAATCATATCATATGTTTTGGACTGTACGTGCTTTTTACTGACTTTTCACTCAATGTTTAGCAGTACGTTGTCGCATGATAAATTGATAATGTACGTATAACTATATTTTAATCTTAATGATTCGGAACTAAGAGCTTCATTTAAGCATAATGCTAAACGACTATCTTGgtaattaatactccctccgtctctttttgttttttacgtgtTCCTTTTTggatatttcaaaatgttctttacatttccttttatattatcacataaataacttagtattctatcaaaatttgtgtccaattattattttaaccaatcaaattcattgggtcatttaatctctcacacttttccattgggacattaaatttttcccatttcccaatatcagaattttgataaaagtgaaaacattataaataaacgtatttTGTCTCGTTGAAATAAAAAAGTTGAGGGATttcaatgcaaattaattattcgttaaaacgcgtgaaaaatacaaaacgtaaaaaacaaaaagagacggagggagtagtttgtTTATGAAGTAGGTAACTAATTAGGTAAGCActtatctatatatatatatatatatatatatatatatatatatatatatatatatatatatatatatatatatatatatatatatatatatatgaaaaaaaaaacttgtattATGTAAATGGCAAGTGCAAATTAGTGGAGTATACCTAAAAAGTTAATCTATGTGACAAAAAATTGGTCGGATGGTCAATCAGAAGACCTACActatataaattaataaattcattAATTTTTGGGCCTCGTATAGATGGCATATACAGTTATACACACGTCAATTGACCTACATACTTCGTATGATCACAAGCATCCGAGCTAGACCCTAGTAGTCTAGGGAGTAGTATGTATGCTTAAATAACGATCAAACTACCAATGAGGTCTTGGCCTTGTGGTTGAGACTAGAGGTTGTATacgataggtctcaggttcaaaCTAGTCCCCCCAACCCCCATTTGTAAGTTGTACAGAGTATTATTCTTGTGCCTCACTCGCagcaaaaaaacaaaacaaaaaaaaacgatTAAACCCCGATGGTATTAAGTTAACTACTCCGTAGTACGGAGTACATTGTATGTATACTTGTTCTAGTAATATAAAACGATGTATGTAACTTGTTTATAACAACCACTCAAAACAATAAATCTAAAGATTTTTGTGAAAGTTGAATTCGTCTACCAAACTATGACTATGTAAATTGTCTATTACTAGTAGTACTTAAGTAGTCAATATAAAGTACATTCTACCATAACTCATTATATTGACCTTGAATAAATCAAACATTGCGGCTTTTCTGTACTTAAATATGAGATGTTATTATGATTTTTAGGATGATAAAAAGGTGAAATTATAAATTGCATACAATTTAAGAGTGAATTAAATGACAAATCTCTTATATAGAGCAAAACAAAACCTCAAAACCTTATTAATGAGAGGAGATACTAATGTAACTCTCACGAGAACGCACGTTACTAATTTACGGGTGTAGTTTAAGACAATTCAATGTGGTGCATTTTGTTTTAGctcatgtcaaaaaaaaaaaaaaatgttgtgcaTAAATCAATATTTCATCCTACGACTTTCAAGTAAGGGTCATATTATCCAGTATTATTATCCTAGTTACACGTagttctctttctttctttatatATACTTAGACAcggtgagtttttttttttcacaaaattaaatgaCTTGTTTAGATTATTACGGAGTACATTTTTTGAAATAGCTAATCGTGTGTACATAGTATGTACGTAGTAATATGATCGATTGGGTGTTATTTTGTACTTGTTTtgtgataaaataaaataaaaaaattccaaaaGAAGAAATCATGACATCCTTTTTTCAAATACGAGTAGGATTAAGTAGTGATGtatgttttgacttttgactTTTGATGTTTTTCTTTCTACTTTTACCGGCCTATAATAACTCCATCAGaaacattaaattttttaaaaaatgaggTACGTCTAAATTCTTTCACACGTGTGAACATATGTGATTAAAAATAAGGTGGTAGGTTAATCATAAGTTGCTTGGTGAGTTAGTCAAACAACTTAACTAACCAATCAAATGTTTGTCTTCAAAGGGACAGATGTTGTTAGGTAAACTAAGTCAAACATATTTTACCAAGCAAATGTCTACGTCAAAGTTGTTGTGTGATTTCCCCACCCAATCTAATGTAGAAAATAACTATTCCATACACtaaataattagttaatcacATCTTAATTTAGCATGTAATTAAGTCAATAAACTAAACCTAATCATCACATCAAATGTTGCTAATCTATTAATTGTGTAGCTAGTTTGCTTGTCTAATTATAATATGACATTAACACTTAATTATCCTAATTTGGTAATTAACAGGATTAGCACGTTGTGGGAAAAGTTGTCGCTTAAGATGGGTTAATTACCTCCGACCAGATCTCAAACGCGGTGATTTCAATCCCCATGAAGAGGAAGCCATAATCAAGCTACATCAAGTGCTAGGAAACAAGTAATTAACCCATATACATACTTAAATtctatcatatttttttttctgtGATACAGTCTTACGAGTTATTCCCTTTATAAAGTGATGTTTGATTGACATGAAAAACCATAGGAAGTATAAGTTCCTAGGAAGTGGAAGATTAGAGTGTTGTTTGGCTGGCAAAAACATGGGAAGTCACACTTCCTACAAAATTGAGGAAGTTATTTACCTAGGTTCCCCTAGGTAAGTGGAACTTCCCATGAAAATTTACTTCTCATGTTTAACCAAACAATATCGCTCATTTCCTAGGAAATACTTATACGTGGGAAAAGCTGATTCCTAGGAAGTTCTATTTCCCACGATCAACCAAACGACCCCTAAAACCAATTATTTCATTTCTAAGtgatttttatatatttattattcaGATGGTCAAAGATAGCATCACATTTCCCAGGAAGAACGGACAATGAGATCAAGAATGTATGGAACACTCACTTAAAGAAACGTCTCAAAGATAAAGGAAGTAACAATGATTCTCAAGTATCAttatcttcatcatcatcatcatcatcatgtaATAACAATACATCATCTACTCCTAATGAGGTTCTTGATGGAAGCAACAAAGTACAACAAGTCCTAATTGCACACCAaacaatcatcatcaacaacaacaacaacaacaacaacaacaacaacgatgACAATGACAATAATGTCGAGTATTCAAGCTCTTCTTCAACCTCTTACAATTCGCAAACCTCGTTTTCAAACCATCAAATAACCATTAATAATGATATGAACCCTAGTATGGTCGAAAATGTGGGTGATCACAAAGATGAAACAATGGAAAATTACACCGAAAATATATTAGATGAGCTAATTGAAATTCCGTATGAGCCTAACTTGGACTTATGGGAGTTGTTACAAGGCGAAAATGAAGTCCAATTCAAAGATGTTGACACTCCAATCTCTGAAAATGACAACAAGAATGAAAATGTTAAGCAAGGTGGTGAAAGCTGGTGGTGGTTAGTATACTTGGAAAATGAACTTGGACTTgatcatcaaaatcatcaatcTACCAATAATGACTTCTTTTCAGATATTAATTTCCATCTAAGTTCACCTAATTAGTTCATCATCTTCAACTTCAATTCATATAAATATATGTATATAGTACTGTGTAATTAGTACGTAGTTAATTATGTCAAATACTATAGATGGCAAATTAAATAAAGTTTAGTTTGTCATTTGTCAAGATATTATATACAAAAGCTgggatggaaaaaaaaaaaagatgccCATTAAATATGCTATATATGGAGTAATATTTGAGTCAaattttagtatttttttttaaatagattAGGGAAATTTGAACCTATAATTTGTAGTATACAACCCTTTCATTCTTTATTACTACTAGGCCAATTAAGATATCATTGGCTACCCAGTAGTGTGTAGTAGtacttttataaattaatgtaccCACTTGTCAAGAAGCTAGTAATGTTAAAGGAAACAATAATTAGTTACACACTTTCAATTTATTCTATGAGGCTTCTGATTTAATTAAAAGCAAATCATTCAAAAAGTTGTATTTATTTTTGGTGGTGTTACGTTTTTCACTGAACTCCAGGATGCTATCTTGTACTTTGTATGAGTTTAATTTTGTAAAAGGTgagttcccttcaaatatttggGAGTGTCCTTGGATTCTAAAAAGTTGTATGTTACTCAATGTCAGCCCCTCATTTGGAaaattcactacaagaatttgtatattttatgataatctaataacgacgggtaaaaatcccgtcgtaaaagggcttttgcgacgaggataacaacccaacaaagatgGGAACAACCGCTAATTACCACTGAACTAACTGAACTAACTGAACAACCGCTAATTACCAAGTTCAGCCCTAATTACCACTGAACTAACAAACAATTGGTAACAAAATGCAAATTATAAGTAGGTGATAGTTTAACAAATTTTGATACTTTcgtatatatactccgtatgagTTAAGCTAGCCAGTGTCGGATTGAAATTCTCAACCCAAACGGCTAAATCCATCCATTTAATTTCAAGTCAAGAATGTATCAACTATCAACCCAATTAACTGGGCTGTCAAGAATCGTTGACCAAAGTCGAaaccctttattcaaaatttcTAATGGAACTATGGAAGACTATAGGAATTAAAGGAGAGTGAAGTGTAGTACAGAATAGGAAGTTATATCAAATAATTGCCTTAATTAGATGCACGTCTTTTACAAGTTCTTAATTACAACCGGTTAACGACAAATATTGTAACACAAATATATATTTACCTCAAAATCTTTAAATGTTATCCCGatataatataaaaatttatttttattgaacACTGATTATAATACATAAGAAACTCACCCAAGTTCCTCCCAAATCCCaaataaaacaaacttagaataTAAACTCTAGTAAAAACAACTCGTGTTTAATGAACTCATAACATTTAAGTGGAAATGGCTTATGGAAAGACtcaaaataattaaattgaatATCAGATTTTGATAGccctcttgaattaaattatcatAGATTTGTAGGGAGTAATAAGCTGTCACATGCTAGCCTGTCAGTAACTCAGTATACATGCTTAAATATCTTCTTAGTGTCCTAATTAAGCAAATCCCTAATTAGCAAATTAAATTACTCCAAAAATGGCGAATCAAGAATCATCAGAATCAAAGCTAGTAGCTGAAAATGGTGATGAAATACCAGCAGAGTACTTGGAAAAAGATGGTCTCTCTGAAGCAATTGACATCCCTGACACGTGGAAGGATAGTCTCCTCCTTGATTTATCACTCCTCTCTTCATCAACACCGGCAAGCGAACCTGAACATGTAAAACTCCGATCAGCCCTTTCTGAATGGGGTTGCTTTCAGGTACGCTTTGCTTAATAACTCAGTCAAGTACTCCCTTTTACCAAGTATTTATTTAGGGTCGCATTGATAATGCAATTTGAACTAGTGACGTAACAACTAAaactctatttggttcaccttatttcaggagtTAGCTTATTCATTATTTCACATCAGATCAAACTAGATCGGATCAAATCAAATCAGAACGGAAAAATAAGTTCTAATTAGATCAAAACATACCAGACCAAATCAGATAATAATAACACTTcgcttaataataataataataataataataataataataaggagttggtttcgcgacgggtgtcgaagactgttgtgttgatggatgctgtagctaagcttaatgatccccagtgtgagttgttgcttcttcgtgcgtgcactggagtttctaaactctattttgctatgcgcacttgtccacctcatctttttgaagcggcccaagtatcttttgatgtggctcttcgggcttctttagagcgtatcgtgactgcttcgggacctgggttcggtgactggcaatggcgtcttgctaccttgccttattcgtatggaggattgggtgtttattcagctggtgatgttcggcattatgcttttcttgcatcccgtttgcagtcttctggtttgcaggattcgcttcttcggctttcaggtgttgatggtccggggtcggcctttgatgatgctcttggtcttttcaataggaccgtggagagcgaccttatgagtagccctagtgaaatcgctgcccccactctcatgaagaaattggcagacatatatttcacgaaggttactgctgatgcggtatccgcctactccttatcttcgcgtcatgttgccctttggaaatcccagcagggggatcactcctcagcttggttgcgggcagtccccatctcgggtttaggccagactatgaacggtaagacttatcgttcggttctttgctatcggttgggtattccgttgttctctgattcgacgccgtgttctgcttgctctcgggttttcgatggggatatttatggggatcatgccgtgtcttgtgctgggatcgtgggtatcaaacatcgacataatgttgttcgtgatacccttttggatatcggggatttctgctcgaaaggaggttgatgttgggctgactagtgagagtgatggagctcttcgtcctgcagatatattgctttattcttgggatggcggtgtagatgtgtgtgttgacttgactgggtcttcacctatgacgcaatctgggttgtcagacttcgttccgggtcgggttgtggcggttgctgcgcagcggaagcaggttaagtatgcggcacgttgtagggctttgggttacggtttctttcctttttccttctcttcttttggggagttagagaaaggggctgtttcgttgctgaagcgggtccagacgtactccagggctcaagacataggggcacgggcagctgcccacattttcagcaggatcgggttcgccatagctagaggagtgggggcccagattgtatctcggctccccaccaacttcttgtagtttacttgatctttgtagcttgttaagtttgtaaaaaaaaaaaaaaaaaaaaaaaaaatataataataataataataaaaatactaATAATGTTCAAATTTGGACAGATCCGTTCTAAATCATGTCCATATTAAAACCGATtttagatcatgtccagatcaaaattgATATGTCCAAATCATAATCTATATGTTTAGATcgtgtccagatcagaaccgatctatCCAAATCTTGTACATGCAGTACATCCAGATCAAAGCTATATAAGTCCAGATCATAACAGATCAATCTGAATCGTGTACGTACAGATTAGAACcaatatgtccagatcaaaatcaatatgtccagatcaaaatcaATATGTCCAGAAGAGACCAGATCATGTAGAAACCAGAACCgatatgtccatatcagaattgatCGATCCACATCAGAATCGATCTGctcaaatcatgtccagattataaAATTAGTACAATATTTaatgttaattaatattaatatcaaTACAATATTTCatgttaatattaataaaataatttatgttAATACAACAGGTCAATTTTCATGTTGTTCATTAATAcagaatattaatattaatacaaTATTTCATGTTAACacgttttattttttgagtgtACGCATTtagaataaaaaatatttagatGAAGAACTCAAGGTCTATCTAAGTAAGAAGTAGTTAAATCAATAATGTGTAAtttaaaataacaatattataaatttgaataatatCTAATTTACCAGTAATACGGAGTATGGGGTATTAATTATGACTATAATCTTTATAATGGTAATTATGACTATAATCTTTATAATGATAATTGTAATTAAAAATCCGATCATATCGGATTAGGTCATATCATACTAGTTCAGAAAAATAATTAAGACAACATGACCTTGCCATTCACTATTAAGACAAAATTATAATACCACATCATCTTCTTCCACTATCTCCCACTCTATCTATTTTGCTATTGATCTAATAGATAAGCCTACAATTACTTATTGCATAAAACTTCGTGATAAGCTTAGTGCGACGATTAaatagaaatggagggagtatttaaaaaaaaaaaaaaattgaaacatATTTCTCTAATCTTATTCTGTATTTACTCCATCAAAATTTAAAGTTATTTTTGTCTGAAAATGAAGGAAATTTATACATCTTTATAACTTTGGATAACTTACAACAACTTATCGTATAAAATTCCGTGAAAAGTTTAGTGCGACGATTAAATTGGAGCGGATGAAGTGTTAAATTTTTTTGATATAGAAGCATATGTCTCTGATCTTATTCTTTATTTACTCCAATCACTATCAGTGGCGGAGCCagaatttttttttggggtgtCAGCAATGGCGTTCCCATGATTTTTAAAGTGTTGTGTCCGGTGATCTTccacaacacataatatattactAAAAAAATGTATCGTCCTAAAATCAATCAATATTCATATTATAATCGTACAAAATTATTACAATTATATATGTGtggtgaaaactgaaaagaatAACTAAATTTAGAGAGTGGGTGTTTAAATTCAAAACTCTAAGAGACCAGTTGATTCGGAAGGATGGTCTCTTAGGATTATCTCGTGTTTTTAAGTATAACCTAAGAGATCGATTTTATATAATAACAGGTCTCTAAGTTTTCAGCTATACGtatttttttccaatttttttcCGGGGTCGGTGGACCCCATACACCTACTTGACTCCGCCACTGATCACAATTCCAGTTTTTTTTGTCcgaaaataaaggaaaattttCCACCTTTATAACTTTGGATTAGAAACATGCATGCGTGTCTTAATTTAAAGGTACAAATTTTGTGCATGATCTTGATTAATCTTATGACCGTTTGCCCGTTTGGATTGATGATTTCATTAAAAATTCCAGAACTGAGTAAATTCATTGTTTGGATGGTATCATGCCATCATGGTAGTGTGAAATCATGGGTGTGACCCAAATTCTAATGTAGTTATTTCAAACCCATAAATTAGTACTCCTCTCGTCtctttattctttacgtttCGTATCATGTACTCGATTTAACAACAGATTAATATGGATTGagatttctttcttttttatttcaacAATGCAAAtatgtttatttataatatttttaattttattcaaaatttgACATTGGAAAAATGTTAGAGATTTAATGTTCTAACAAAAAAGTTAAAGAGATTAAATgctccaatgaatttaattgattaatataATCATTTGGCACAACTTTTGCCACAATATCAGGAGTATTATATTACTATATAAAAGAAAAAATTCTAAAtgtacgtaaagaacaaaaaggaactGAGAGAATAATTGACAATAACAAATTTTAACATGTCATTGGAAATTCAATTCTCACAACGACCGGCCCCAACCGACTCTCCCCTCTATCCCCTCAAACACCGCTTCTTGTTAGacatgaaataagtgaaaataaagtCATCTGAATAGAGTCAAATACTAATGTGGTTTGTAACTGATTTCTTAATTATTGCATAAAGATGACTGATTTTTGGACGACGTACTTATTAAAATAGATTAAAAATCATGGAATAGAGAGCTCATTCCAGGAAGAGTTGATTGAAGTTTCCAAGCAATTCTTCGCACTTGCTTCGGAGGAGAAGCTCAAGTACAGTGCAAGTGATGTCTTCCTAGGCTACGGAAGTGATAATTATGGTAAAGATGGACAATCAAATTGGAATTATAGGATTACTCTAGTCATTAGTCCGGATGGAAAACGCGATCTCCAACTCTGGCCGCAGAAGCCGGAGAAATTCAGGTAAATCTACGTATACTAAGTTACAAGATTCTTCGTATATGCACCAAATGAGAAGTGCAATTTTGCATCTCGATCTCTTGCAATGTCTTCGAGAGTGCATGTATGTTGTAACATGCATACATGGATGGCCAACGAGACGGGTTGGTTGGGTGGGTCATGGACTCGTGGGTGGGTTTGGTGGGTCGTGGGTAGTTGACCCACAACCCGTTTCAGTGAAAATCAGGGTGACCGGATCAGGTCATGGATTCTGTCGGAAAAAATGGACACAATACGGGATGGGTCGTGGGTTGTGCGGGTCAAGTGGGTCTGATGGGTTTGGTTGGTTACGACAGGTTTTGACTTTTGGGGGGTTGATGTGACTCTGATGGGTTAGGTGGGTTTGGTGGGTTTTAGGAATTGATGTGTGTCAGTTGGGTTTGGACGATTACTTAAGCATTAAAAAGTTACAATTATATGAACATAAGTTGATTCTTTTTTATGGTATTGACCTACTCATATAAATAAAGTTAATGtacatttaaacaataaaattaaaatttattagcattttaaacatACAAAACAGTTTAAATTAGGATGGCGGGTGTGGTGGGTCACAGGTTAGATGGTTGAGTTCGTGTGTTGGGTGGGTTAGGTTCGTGTTTTCGATGGGTTGTGTTTTGTGGGTGGGGTGTATCGTGGTGGATTGTGTCGAGTCCGATGGGTTGGGTCAAAATGGATTTTAATGTTGGAAAAACTCGACCCATAACACATCAAAAAAATGTCCGGCTTCATTAGGCGGGTTATGTCATAAGTCATAAGTGGGTCCGATTTGTGTGACCCATTACTGGTTGTGTCATGGCCAGTACGTTGGTGCAGACTCCACCCACTGACCATCTCTACATGCATGCATAGTGATGCATGCATATAGGACAATGAACACAACACCAATTATACAGTATCATAATTACCTTAATTAGCTTGTTTGTGGATATGATGCAGGGGAATGATAGATGAGTACTCCAAGAAATTATTGGCCATGACTGAAGTTATTTACAAGGCAATGGCAAAGTCGCTAAACTTAGAACAAGATTGCTTCTTAAATCATCCAGCTACACAAGGGGCAATAGTAGGAAGGTTCGGTTACTATCCCCGTTGCCCATGCCCTGAACGTGTTCTTGGTGTCAAACCACATACAGATGGATCGACAATGACAATTGTTTTAGGTGATGACCAAGTCGAAGGCCTCCAAATCAAGAAAGATGATCAATGGTACAAGGTCCCGGTCAATCCAGGCGTCCTGTTTGTTAACTTAGGTGACATAGGAGAGGTAATGACTAATGGGGTGTTTAAGGCCGCGGTGCATAGGGTGGTCACAAATTCATCTAAGGGGAGAATATCCGTGACTGGGTTCTGTATACCGGAAAAGAAAACTCATATCGAACCACTTAGTGAACTGGTTAGTCTTCATCGGCCTCAAATGTTTAAGAAGCTCAACACTGATGAGTATTGGAAGATATATTATGAGAACTACCCCTATGGAAAAGTGCGTAAAACAATAGATGTATTCAGATTTTAAGTGTTTTAGTTATTGTCAATTAATTTTCTTAGTCCCATTGTTATTAGGTTCCTACCTGTGAAAGGAGGGccttgttttttatttattcattgaATGATTTTATACAAGTTTTAAGTGTTTTGATTAAAACATATAGTGTGTGATTTTGTGTGTTAAGATTTTGAAGGAATATCTCAGTCAACTTAGAAAGTCAAAGTTTGTTACAACAAACTAATTACTCTCTTTTGACGTAAATAAATATCTATTTATCTTCATACTTTGGAAACCATTGTATATATACTGTTAGGTTCATTTGAAGTAAAACATGCAATAATAATATCTCTATTTATTCTCTCTGTTAAAGT contains these protein-coding regions:
- the LOC110784889 gene encoding transcription factor MYB13, whose amino-acid sequence is MGKGRKPCCDKAGVKRGPWSQAEDFKLISFIQNHGHNNWRALPKLAGLARCGKSCRLRWVNYLRPDLKRGDFNPHEEEAIIKLHQVLGNKWSKIASHFPGRTDNEIKNVWNTHLKKRLKDKGSNNDSQVSLSSSSSSSSCNNNTSSTPNEVLDGSNKVQQVLIAHQTIIINNNNNNNNNNNDDNDNNVEYSSSSSTSYNSQTSFSNHQITINNDMNPSMVENVGDHKDETMENYTENILDELIEIPYEPNLDLWELLQGENEVQFKDVDTPISENDNKNENVKQGGESWWWLVYLENELGLDHQNHQSTNNDFFSDINFHLSSPN
- the LOC110784695 gene encoding jasmonate-induced oxygenase 4-like; amino-acid sequence: MANQESSESKLVAENGDEIPAEYLEKDGLSEAIDIPDTWKDSLLLDLSLLSSSTPASEPEHVKLRSALSEWGCFQIKNHGIESSFQEELIEVSKQFFALASEEKLKYSASDVFLGYGSDNYGKDGQSNWNYRITLVISPDGKRDLQLWPQKPEKFRGMIDEYSKKLLAMTEVIYKAMAKSLNLEQDCFLNHPATQGAIVGRFGYYPRCPCPERVLGVKPHTDGSTMTIVLGDDQVEGLQIKKDDQWYKVPVNPGVLFVNLGDIGEVMTNGVFKAAVHRVVTNSSKGRISVTGFCIPEKKTHIEPLSELVSLHRPQMFKKLNTDEYWKIYYENYPYGKVRKTIDVFRF